The window GTTCTTCGGCAAGCGGGGTGCGTTCAGAAAGCGCGGAAGGAGGGAAGAGGCATGACCGATTCTTTTGTCGTGCTCGCCCTGACGGCGGCGGCGTGCGCCCTGCCCGGCGTGTTCCTGCTGCTGCGCAATCTCTCGATGATGGCGGATGCGATCAGTCACACAGTGCTCCTCGGCATCGTCCTCGCGTTCTTCCTCGTGCGCGACCTCTCGTCGCCGTGGCTGCTCTTCGGCGCGGCGCTCATGGGCGTCGTGACCGTGCTGCTCGTCGAGCTTCTGGGAAAGACGAAGACGACGAAGAGCGACGACGCGATCGGCATCGTCTTTCCCGTGCTCTTCTCCCTCGCCGTCATCCTCATCAGCAAGTATGCGGGCAACGTGCATCTCGACACCGACATGGTGCTGATGGGCGAGGTCGTCTATGCGGGACTCGATACGGTGACGCTTTTTGGGCATGAGGTCGCGTCCTCCGCCGTCAAGATGGGCGCGATCTTCCTCGTCAATGCGGCGTTCATCACGCTCTTTTACAAGGAACTCAAGCTCTCGACCTTCGACGAGGAGAACGCGCGTCTCATCGGCATGGCGACGGGCGCGATCTTCTACGCGCTCATGACCTTGATCTCCTTGACGACGGTCGCGGCATTCGACGCCGTCGGCTCGATCCTCGTCATCTCGTTCTTCATCGCGCCCGCGGCGGCGGCGCTTCTCTTCACGAAGCGCCTGCATCACGCGCTCTTTCTCGCTGTGTTCTTCGGCGTCCTCGGCAGCGCCATCGGCTATGGCCTTGCGCTTCACTTCAACGCTTCGATGGCGGGCATGTGCGCTCTCGTCAACATGCTCCTCTATGTCGTCGCCGTCTTCGTCTATCCGAAGGGCGTCATCACGCGGCGCTTGAAGCGCATGCGGCGCAAGGCGCGGCTCAAGGAGGAACTTTTGATCATCCACCTCGGCACGCATACCGCCGAGAACCTTTACAGCGAGGAAAACGCTGTGCGCGACATCGCCGAGCATCTGCGCTGGAGCGAAAGGGAGATGCGGCGCGTCAGCGAGAGGTTGAAGGAAGCCGGCATCGTGCGCCGCTCGGGCGGCTACTACCTGCTGACGGAAAAGGGGGCGGAACGCTATCGTGCGCTTTGCGAGGAGTATGTGATCTGAAAGGAAGCCTCATGGCTTGGGAGAAGTCGTACACGTTGAGAGCAGCAGCAAGGCAGCCGTTCGTCAGGGAGCGGCTGCCTTTTTTTGCAGGTACGGCGGTTTTTCTCGTTTTTCTTCATGAAGGGGCGGCGCTGTGGTATAATGCCATGGAAGAGAAATTCGTGCAGAGGAGAGATGGTCATGATCGATATTGCCGCTTTGAGCATGGATTATTGGGACGACTTGATGGTGCGCATGGCGCATCATTCTACGGCGATCGAGGGAAACACCTTGTCGCAGGGCGATACGAAGAGCCTGCTGCTCGATGGCTACATTCCGCGTGCCATGGATCTTCGGGAGATGCACGAGGTCTTGAACTACAAGCGCTTCATGGACTTTCTGCAGCAGAGCTTGGCAAAGGAACGCGCCCTTTCGCTCGACTTCATTAAGGAAGTCCATGCCGTGCTTTGCAAGGACGCGATCGAGAGCGTCGCCGGGCGCTTCAAAGAGATTCCGAATCTCGTCGTCGGAGCGGATTTCGTCCCGACGCCGCCCTATCTCGTGCCGACGGATCTGCAGAACTGGCTGCTCGACCTCGCGGCGCAGCTGGCGGCGGCGAAGTCCGCCGAGGACAAGATCGCTGCCATCTGCCGTCAGCACATCCGCTTCGAGCGCATCCACCCATTTTCCGACGGCAACGGCCGCGTGGGGCGTGCGCTCATCGTCTACAGTTGTCTGCAGGAAAAGGAAGCTCCGATCGTCATCCCCGTCGAAGAAAGGAAGCGCTATATGAACTATCTCAACACGGAAGATTTGCAAGGGTTCGTCGCTTTCGCGAAGGAGCTGCAGAAAGAGGAAGAGGAACGGCTGCGGTTGTTTTGTGCGAAAAGGTAACAGCGACTTTTTGTGCGGCGCTTTCTTGCAAATTCATATCATTTGTACTATAATGTAAAGGTATGGGACAAATGTGTTCCGCAGAGTGAATTGTTCTCGATGGGAGGATAAAGAATGAAGAAGAAGCTTTTGGCAGCGGCGCTTGGCGCATTTGTAGGTCTTGGCATGTATGCGGCACCGACGGATGCGCACGGCGTGTTCTTTGCGAACCGCCTCGATCAGAAGGCGCTCGTGCTCGGCGAGGGTCCGTTGGACAACGCTTACGATCCCGCGTGCGTGCAGCGCATCGACGCCTACGATGTGAACTTCGAGCCGACGACGGTCGAGCGCGTCGACGCGGGCAACCATGTGACGATCGTGCCGGGCGACGACCTCGGCGTGACGGCGACGTTCTTCGACTATGGCTACTTCGCCAAGACGACGGACGGACAGGTCATTCCGACGCGCGATTA of the Selenomonas sputigena genome contains:
- a CDS encoding metal ABC transporter permease — its product is MTDSFVVLALTAAACALPGVFLLLRNLSMMADAISHTVLLGIVLAFFLVRDLSSPWLLFGAALMGVVTVLLVELLGKTKTTKSDDAIGIVFPVLFSLAVILISKYAGNVHLDTDMVLMGEVVYAGLDTVTLFGHEVASSAVKMGAIFLVNAAFITLFYKELKLSTFDEENARLIGMATGAIFYALMTLISLTTVAAFDAVGSILVISFFIAPAAAALLFTKRLHHALFLAVFFGVLGSAIGYGLALHFNASMAGMCALVNMLLYVVAVFVYPKGVITRRLKRMRRKARLKEELLIIHLGTHTAENLYSEENAVRDIAEHLRWSEREMRRVSERLKEAGIVRRSGGYYLLTEKGAERYRALCEEYVI
- a CDS encoding Fic family protein; the protein is MIDIAALSMDYWDDLMVRMAHHSTAIEGNTLSQGDTKSLLLDGYIPRAMDLREMHEVLNYKRFMDFLQQSLAKERALSLDFIKEVHAVLCKDAIESVAGRFKEIPNLVVGADFVPTPPYLVPTDLQNWLLDLAAQLAAAKSAEDKIAAICRQHIRFERIHPFSDGNGRVGRALIVYSCLQEKEAPIVIPVEERKRYMNYLNTEDLQGFVAFAKELQKEEEERLRLFCAKR